The genomic stretch TGGCTGTCATGCTGATGCTGTCGCTGATCGTCGTGGTCTGCGCGCTGTTTGCTCTCGCCAACCGGAAGGATCAGGAATGAGCGGGGGATCGTCCAGCCGGCTGTCGCGCAAGCGCCCGTCGGGCCGCAAGGCGCTGCTGGCGACGCTGATGCTGCTGGTCGCCGTGGCCTCGGCCTTCCCGCTGGTGTGGATGGTGCTGTCGAGCCTGAAAACGCCGGCCGAAAGCATGCAGGTGCCGCCGGTGTGGATACCGCATACGCCGAGCCTCGACGCCTATGAAAAAGTTTCCGGCGTGGTCAATGTCGGCCGCTCGATGTGGAATTCCCTGGTCATCGCCTCGATCACCACCGCCGGCATCCTGATCACGAGCATGATGGCCGGCTATGCTTTCGCCAAATACCATTTCCCCGCCAAATCGCTGCTGTTTTCGGTGCTGATCGCCACCATGTTCCTGCCGCCGATCGTGACGCTGATCCCGCTCTACCGCCTGGTGGGCTCGATCGGCCTCAACGCCAGCCTCGCCGGCATCATCGTGCCCAACCTCGCCAATGCCTTCGGCATCTTCCTGATGCGCCAGTTCATTTCAGGCGTGCCCGACGATCTGATCGACGCCGCGCGCATGGACGGCGCTTCGGAACTGCTGATCCTGTTCAAGATCGTGGCGCCCAGCGTTGCGCCGGCCATCGCCGCGCTGGCGCTGTTCGCCTTCGTCTATCACTGGAACAGCTATCTCTGGCCGCTGACGGTCCTGCAGGGCAATGCCGACGCCTATCCGATCGTGATCAGCCTCAGCCGCCTGCTCAGCTACAACAGGGGCGCGGTGAACACCGGCCTGGTGATGGCCGGCGCGACACTGGCCGTGCTGCCGCCGCTCATCCTCTTCGTCCTGCTGCAACGCTTCTTCGTCGATTCCATCGTCGGCTCGGCCATCAAGGGATAGCTGCTTCAGTACGGCAGTCCGACATAATTCTCGGCGAGTGCGGTCGACGCCGCCTGCGAGTGCACGAGATAGTCGAGTTCGGCCTCCTGGATGCGCTGGCCGAAGTCGCCCGTGTCGGGAAAGCGATGCAGCATGGTGGTCATCCACCAGGAAAAGCGCACCGCCTTCCACACGCGCGCCAGCGCCTTTTGCGAATAGGCCTCGATGCCAGCTTGCGACTTCTCCAGGTAGAACTCGCGCAAGCCGGCGAAGAGATAGCGCACGTCGCTGGCGGCGAGGTTGAGGCCCTTGGCGCCGGTGGGCGGCACGATGTGGGCGGCGTCGCCGACCAGGAACAGTCGACCGAAGCGCATCGGCTCGGCAACGAAGGAGCGCAGCGGCGCGATCGACTTTTCGAAGGACGGCCCGGTGGTGACACTGGCCGCGGTCTGTTCCGGCAAGCGGCGGCGCAACTCGTCCCAGAAGCGGTCATCGGACCATGCCTCGACGCGATCGTCCTGCGGGCACTGCACATAGTAGCGGCTGCGGTGCGTCGAACGCATCGAGCAAAGCGCGAAGCCTCGCTCGTGATTGGCGTAGACCAGTTCGTGATCGGCCGGCGGCACTTCGGCCAGCACGCCGAGCCAACCGAACGGATACTGCCGCTCGAAGGTTTTCAGCGCAGCACTCGGCACCGATCTGCGGCTGACGCCGTGATAGCCGTCGCAGCCGGCGATGAAGTCGCAATCGACGCGATGGCTGATGCCGTCCTTGTCGTAGGTGACGAACGGTGCGACGCCATCGAAATCATGCAGCGCGACATTTGCGGCCTCATAGACCGTGACGAGGCTAGCCGCCTCGCGCTTGTCCATCAGATCATGCGTCACTTCGGTCTGGCCATAGACGGTGACATGCTTGCCGCCGGTGAGCGCGGCGAGATCGATGCGGTGCAGGCGTCCGTCGAAAGCCAGTGAAATGCCGGAATGCGGCAGGCCTTCGGCATGCAGCCTTGCGGCAACACCAGCATCTTCCAGCAATTCGACCGTGCCCTGTTCGAGCACCCCTGCCCGCACGCGGCCAAGCACATGCTCGCGGCTCGAGCGTTCGAGAATGACCGTCTCGACGCCGATGCCGGCCAGAAGCTGCCCATGCAGCAGGCCGGAGGGTCCGGAGCCGATAATGGCGACCTGCGTGCGCATCAGTGACCGAGGCTTTCGACCTGCGCGGCCAGTTCGGCGGCAAGGCGCAGGGATGCGGCGGTGGCAACGACAATCTGCGGCAGCAGCAGCCATTCCAGCGTCCAGGCCGCGCCCGAACGCTCCTGCTCATGCAGCAGCGCCTGATGCATGCCGGAAAGCTGCGTGGCGTTGAAGCGGGCCAGCGCCACCAGCGCCTCGGCCTTCACCGGGTTCTGCTTGTGCGGCATGGCCGACGAGCCGCCACCGCCGGAAAGCGCGATGTCGGCGCCACCCTGCGCCATCAGCGCAATGTCCTGGCCGAACTTGCCGAGGCTGCCGGTCAGCAGCGACAGCCAGCCCGCGAAATCGGCGAGCGCATCGCGTTGGCTGTGCCATTGCGGTGCGTCGGCAAGGCCGAGTTTTGCGGCAAGCGCGGCGCGCACCGCCGGCCCCTTGTCGCCAAGCTTTTCCAGCGTGCCGGCAGCGCCCCCGAACTGAACCACCAGCAGGCGCCTCGCCTGTTCCGACAATCTCTCCTGATGCCGCTTCAGCGGTGCTCGCCAGGCGGTCACGCGATCGGCCACTCTGATCGGGATCGCTGGCTGCATCCGGGTCATCCCGGTCAGAGCCCTGCTCCCGAAGCGCTCCTCCAGCGAGGCAAGGCGCAAAATCGTCTCGGTCAGCAACAGGCCGAGATGCTCGAGGATCGATTTCAGCCGCAGCACCAGGCTCGTATCGATCACGTCCTGGCTGGTCGCACCGAGATGAACGAAGCCGCCATGTGGTTCGCCGACCGCCGCCCTGATCTGGCGCACCAGTTCCGGCACCATGACGCCGTCCCTGGCGACGGCGGTCCGCAGCAAGGCGGTGTCCGGCCGGAACGAGCCGAGCACCGCCGCGATCGCCGTTGCCGCGTCTCCGGCGATGATCCCGCTCTCGGCCTCGGCTTCCGCCAGTGCGCGCTCGAACGCCAGCGCCGCCGCGATCTCCGCCTCGACGGAAAAGAGCCTCGACGCTTCCTCGTCGCCGAGAAGAGCGGAAAGCAGAGGATGGTCGAAGGGCGATACGGTCATGTCCTGTTCTTCCTGACCATCAGCTGTCGAAGAAGACCGTTTCCTTCTCCCCCTGGAGATGGACGTCGAAGACATAGGTGTCGCCGTGGCGCTCGGCGATCAGCGTCGGCACGCGAACGCGATGCTCGATGCGCGCCAGGATCGGATCCTCGCCATTGGCTTTTTCCTCGTCGGAAAAATAGAGTCGTGTGTGCAGGCCGAGATTGATGCCGCGCGCGACGATCCACAGCGTGATGTGCGGCGCCATCAGGCGACCATCCCGGAACGGCACGCGGCCGGGCTTGATCGTCTCGAAGGCACAGACGCCCGTGTCCATGTCGGTCGGGCAGCGGCCCCAGCCGAAGAAGTTCGGATCGGCCGCGCCGCGCAATTCGGCCGGCGAATTGTAGAGCCCGTCGGCGTCCGCCTGCCAGATCTCGATCAGCGCATCCTTGAGCGGCGTGCCGGTGCCGTCGAGCACGCGGATATTGAGAGCGATGCGCTCGCCCCTGGTTTTGTCGTTGACCATGGTCGAGCCAAGATCACTCTCATAGACGCCGCTGATGCCGCAGAAATTCGGCGTCAGCCCGATATGGACGTACGGCCCGGCTGTCTGCGAAGGGCTCTCCTTGAGCCTGTCGAGCGACTGGCTCATCAATTGCCCTCCAGCCGGTTTTCGAACAGTGACGAACGGCGGCCGCGCAGCACGATGTCGAACCTGTAGGCGAGCGCATCCATCGGAATGGTCGCCTGCGTGTCGAGGACGGCTGTCAGCGCCTCGATGGCCGCCTTGTCGGCGATACCGCGCACGATCGGGCATTTCCAGATCAGCGGGTCGCCCTCGAAGTACATCTGCGTGATCAGGCGCTGGGCAAAGCCATGGCCGAAAACCGAGAAATGGATGTGCGCCGGGCGCCAGTCATTGGGTCCGTTCGGCCAGGGATAGGGCCCGGGCTTGACGGTGCGAAAGGCGTAGAAGCCATCCTCACCTGTAATGGTGCGGCCGCAGCCGCCGAAATTCGGATCGAGCGGTGCCAGATAGCCATCCTTCTTGTGACGGTAGCGGCCGCCGGCATTGGCCTGCCAGAATTCGAGGAGCACGCCGGGAACGCCAACCCCGCGCTCATCGAGCACCCGCCCATGGACGATGATGCGCTCGCCGATGGCGCTCTCGCCGGGCCTGGCGAAATTGTGGATCAGGTCGGCGTCGAGTTCTCCCAGCATGGCATGGCCGAAAACCGGTCCGGCAATTTCCGACAGCGTGTTGTCGAAGGACAGAAGTGCCTTTTGCGGCGAGCGCAGCACCGAACTTTTGTAGCCCGGCGTCAGCGCCGGCGGATGCCATGTCCGGTCGCGCTGGAAGAAAGCGCCGGTCTCGGGCCTCCGGTTCGAGCCGGACTCAGCGGGCATTGTCGGCTCCGTCCATTTCCGAAAACAGGTCCTTGGCTATTCTGAAGGCACGGTTGGCGGCCGGCACGCCGGCATAGATGGCGACATGCAGGAACGCCTCGCAGATATCGTCGCGCGTCGCGCCGGTGTTGGCGGTGGCGCGCACATGCAGGGCGACCTCCTCATCATGGCCGAGTGCGGCCAGCAGCGCCAGCGTGACGATCGAGCGCTCGCGCTTGCTGAGGCCCGGCCGTGCCCACACCGTTCCCCAGGCGGCCTCGGTGATCAGTTCCTGGAAGGGCTGATCGAAATCGGTGGCAGCGATCTCGGCCCGATCGACATGCCGATCGCCGAGCACCGCGCGGCGCACCGCGAGACCAGTGCGATACCTGGCTGCGTTGCCGGGGACTTCATCCATGGTTTTGTGCTCCAGAGGCAAGCGACGCGACAAATTCGCGGATCAGGGCGACCAGCGCTTCAGGCTGTTCGACGCAAGGGATATGTCCGGCGTCGCGGATGATCTCGAAACGCGAACCGGGGATAAGGGCGGCCAGCGAGCGGACGAGAGGAGGAGGCGTCGAGCCATCCCGCTCACCGACGACGCAGAGCGTCGGCACCGAGATGCGGCGCGCCGCGTCGGTGAAATCGGCGTCGCGGATAGCGGCGCAGGTTCCGAGGTAGCCGGCGGGTGCTTGCCGCGTCATCATGTTCCAGTAGCCGTCCAGCTCGGCCACCCGCGCGGTGTGGAAGGCCGGAGTGAACCACAGTTTGAGCACGCTAT from Mesorhizobium sp. 113-3-3 encodes the following:
- the pcaC gene encoding 4-carboxymuconolactone decarboxylase; its protein translation is MDEVPGNAARYRTGLAVRRAVLGDRHVDRAEIAATDFDQPFQELITEAAWGTVWARPGLSKRERSIVTLALLAALGHDEEVALHVRATANTGATRDDICEAFLHVAIYAGVPAANRAFRIAKDLFSEMDGADNAR
- a CDS encoding carbohydrate ABC transporter permease, which produces MSGGSSSRLSRKRPSGRKALLATLMLLVAVASAFPLVWMVLSSLKTPAESMQVPPVWIPHTPSLDAYEKVSGVVNVGRSMWNSLVIASITTAGILITSMMAGYAFAKYHFPAKSLLFSVLIATMFLPPIVTLIPLYRLVGSIGLNASLAGIIVPNLANAFGIFLMRQFISGVPDDLIDAARMDGASELLILFKIVAPSVAPAIAALALFAFVYHWNSYLWPLTVLQGNADAYPIVISLSRLLSYNRGAVNTGLVMAGATLAVLPPLILFVLLQRFFVDSIVGSAIKG
- the pcaH gene encoding protocatechuate 3,4-dioxygenase subunit beta is translated as MPAESGSNRRPETGAFFQRDRTWHPPALTPGYKSSVLRSPQKALLSFDNTLSEIAGPVFGHAMLGELDADLIHNFARPGESAIGERIIVHGRVLDERGVGVPGVLLEFWQANAGGRYRHKKDGYLAPLDPNFGGCGRTITGEDGFYAFRTVKPGPYPWPNGPNDWRPAHIHFSVFGHGFAQRLITQMYFEGDPLIWKCPIVRGIADKAAIEALTAVLDTQATIPMDALAYRFDIVLRGRRSSLFENRLEGN
- a CDS encoding 3-carboxy-cis,cis-muconate cycloisomerase, which gives rise to MTVSPFDHPLLSALLGDEEASRLFSVEAEIAAALAFERALAEAEAESGIIAGDAATAIAAVLGSFRPDTALLRTAVARDGVMVPELVRQIRAAVGEPHGGFVHLGATSQDVIDTSLVLRLKSILEHLGLLLTETILRLASLEERFGSRALTGMTRMQPAIPIRVADRVTAWRAPLKRHQERLSEQARRLLVVQFGGAAGTLEKLGDKGPAVRAALAAKLGLADAPQWHSQRDALADFAGWLSLLTGSLGKFGQDIALMAQGGADIALSGGGGSSAMPHKQNPVKAEALVALARFNATQLSGMHQALLHEQERSGAAWTLEWLLLPQIVVATAASLRLAAELAAQVESLGH
- the pcaG gene encoding protocatechuate 3,4-dioxygenase subunit alpha; this translates as MSQSLDRLKESPSQTAGPYVHIGLTPNFCGISGVYESDLGSTMVNDKTRGERIALNIRVLDGTGTPLKDALIEIWQADADGLYNSPAELRGAADPNFFGWGRCPTDMDTGVCAFETIKPGRVPFRDGRLMAPHITLWIVARGINLGLHTRLYFSDEEKANGEDPILARIEHRVRVPTLIAERHGDTYVFDVHLQGEKETVFFDS
- the pobA gene encoding 4-hydroxybenzoate 3-monooxygenase yields the protein MRTQVAIIGSGPSGLLHGQLLAGIGVETVILERSSREHVLGRVRAGVLEQGTVELLEDAGVAARLHAEGLPHSGISLAFDGRLHRIDLAALTGGKHVTVYGQTEVTHDLMDKREAASLVTVYEAANVALHDFDGVAPFVTYDKDGISHRVDCDFIAGCDGYHGVSRRSVPSAALKTFERQYPFGWLGVLAEVPPADHELVYANHERGFALCSMRSTHRSRYYVQCPQDDRVEAWSDDRFWDELRRRLPEQTAASVTTGPSFEKSIAPLRSFVAEPMRFGRLFLVGDAAHIVPPTGAKGLNLAASDVRYLFAGLREFYLEKSQAGIEAYSQKALARVWKAVRFSWWMTTMLHRFPDTGDFGQRIQEAELDYLVHSQAASTALAENYVGLPY